A region from the Rhodamnia argentea isolate NSW1041297 chromosome 7, ASM2092103v1, whole genome shotgun sequence genome encodes:
- the LOC115742505 gene encoding glutaredoxin-C11-like, giving the protein MDRVKDLASAKAAVIFTKSSCCMCHSIKSLFYELGASPAIHELDREVSGREMEWALRGLGCNPSVPAVFIGGRFIGSAKDVISYHVDGSLKQMLIDARAIWF; this is encoded by the coding sequence ATGGATCGGGTAAAGGATTTGGCGTCGGCGAAGGCGGCGGTGATCTTCACCAAGAGCTCGTGCTGCATGTGCCACAGCATCAAGAGCCTCTTCTATGAGCTCGGCGCGAGCCCCGCGATCCATGAGCTCGATCGCGAAGTGAGCGGGAGGGAGATGGAGTGGGCACTGCGAGGCCTCGGGTGTAACCCATCCGTCCCCGCCGTGTTCATAGGCGGCCGGTTCATCGGCTCGGCCAAGGACGTCATATCTTACCACGTCGACGGGTCTTTGAAGCAAATGCTGATAGACGCGAGGGCCATATGGTTCTAG
- the LOC115742515 gene encoding glutaredoxin-C13-like, with amino-acid sequence MEKVVRLASEKGVVIFSKSTCCLCYTVSILFRELGVKPEVHEIDLDPEGPEMERYLARLGCSGPVPAVFVGGSLVGSTNEVMSLHLGGALLPLLAPYQDHADHALS; translated from the coding sequence ATGGAGAAGGTGGTGAGGCTGGCCTCGGAGAAAGGGGTGGTGATATTCAGCAAGAGCACGTGCTGCCTGTGCTACACCGTGAGCATCCTGTTCCGGGAGCTCGGCGTGAAGCCCGAGGTCCACGAGATCGACCTCGACCCCGAGGGGCCGGAGATGGAGAGGTACCTGGCGCGGCTCGGGTGCAGTGGGCCCGTGCCGGCCGTCTTCGTCGGCGGGAGCCTCGTCGGGTCCACCAACGAGGTCATGTCCCTCCACCTAGGCGGGGCGCTCCTCCCACTCCTCGCGCCTTATCAGGACCACGCGGATCACGCTCTGTCCTGA